A window of Peromyscus eremicus chromosome 7, PerEre_H2_v1, whole genome shotgun sequence contains these coding sequences:
- the Kif9 gene encoding kinesin-like protein KIF9 isoform X4 has translation MKRHKHGNKQYFTRMGTRKKVQAFVRVKPTDDFAHEMITYGGDNKSIDIHLKKDTRRGAVNNQQTDWSFKLDGVLHDASQDLVYETVAKDAVSQALDGYNGF, from the exons ATGAAGCGGCATAAGCACGGTAACAAGCAGTATTTCA CCAGGATGGGTACTAGGAAAAAGGTTCAAGCGTTTGTCCGTGTCAAGCCTACCGATGACTTTGCTCATGAAATGATCACGTATGGAGGGGACAACAAA AGCATTGACATTCACTTGAAAAAAGACACTCGGAGAGGAGCTGTCAATAACCAGCAGACAGACTGGTCATTCAAGCTGGATGGAGTTCTTCATGACGCCTCCCAGGACTTGGTTTATGAGACAGTCGCCAAGGATGCAGTTTCTCAAGCCCTTGATGGATACAATG